From Styela clava chromosome 6, kaStyClav1.hap1.2, whole genome shotgun sequence, one genomic window encodes:
- the LOC120331167 gene encoding uncharacterized protein LOC120331167, which produces MGQQNNCLPYKSNSYNIENASLERTFKKEIIMTTNMRRYGRPRLRSVMSDTDPIHEDCVVLSKEFSYVRTQDHIDKSTPPSQLPRRNSLESLLASCGHKKACRRASTQATFEEHPKTIPRSRRGSLPVFPNKQRSFRLLSRFRLNRSRLSFDEIERPQANTEKERRRSSSLGFIVMAHHRLRSGSSGQRSPVSKKISDTKSLSASEDGTPQQNSDYDSSLHQPASVEFLVKKCASYFDENGECGDSEFPRVLFLTHPWFMTSEQLVVLFSQLFEDENTTVEMKRQIFFAIRYWMKEFPHAFDLDAALVEAVKNLQFMTAKNEDVDSSLIDLSNRGNYKWMRTDRLSVRPPQGAGRKRRKVSLVFHHLEPEELAIHMSYLEFKCFRRLTFEDFHKYAIRATIKNNAKLERAVFLFNNITLWVQCMVLGQHTPQERASVITKYIKISQKLREMRNYNTLMAVVGGLRHTAIARLKKTMSALPKDSIKALDELVELLDSKSNYVAYRRDYAQQQEGNTFKIPIIGIHMKDIIGLHTALPDRVGDNLINVKKMLSIGSTFQEMLNLQRSPFPFEVNKDLVNTLRVSLYLYYTEEEIYSLSLQREPRDMKNSVSSANSPSKMNNMVFAEFTRFTCQLDNDTVKQHVTAMVESVFKAYDHDNDGFISEEEFNSFTDNFPMMESFSAMDVDRDGLISRSEMCDYFMKASAVRRNDFCQNFTHEFTESTYFHPTFCEECEKLLWGLVKQGWKCKGCGINCHKHCKDRIVQECRPKQQQHSNNSELPVKRNGRRDKSSVSSESDLSANGDTITILSNTTTISADDEAFDSPGELVSTYQSSPSTMRRSTSLASADVTSRNLLRQIQHSKTPPPVRKSSSADSGGRSGRRSLMQKIIPKLNSHKSRSVIDATTQTPPQSPSRVDVQLTGTVMKSFLYPATSSPRHIVVNGNLPNGRLGSTGEDIDEIPLTHVHQTANNNHAINRVTTHQVNDLTKSTNDLNIKDERKMPSRQYSIEPLNISAIHEVVSPTENTPVNQNPGYSVFARRDSGLSGCSSFTFSDRSFPATPILLSELQTQHGSLHPPLLGKNLSNSATAFKFPSNFVDEENAAKNSLIRDNDAVTHLVQENARLCEANAVLQGQLEEMKNYVKILEDKLKQSGISLSDNDRKELFKKQPTT; this is translated from the exons ATGGGACAGCAGAATAACTGCCTTCCATACAAAAGTAATtcttataatattgaaaacgcTTCTTTGGAACGTacttttaaaaaagaaattatcaTGACCACAAATATGAGAAGATACGGAAGACCTCGATTGAGAAGCGTCATGTCTGATACA GACCCAATCCACGAAGATTGCGTCGTTTTATCGAAGGAGTTTTCATATGTTAGAACACAAGACCATATAGACAAATCAACACCCCCCTCACAGCTTCCAAGACGGAACTCATTGGAAAGCTTACTAGCCAGCTGCGGTCACAAAAAAGCGTGTCGAAGAGCGTCAACTCAAGCTACATTTGAGGAGCATCCAAAGACTATCCCAAGAAG CCGTCGTGGATCTTTGCCGGTCTTTCCAAATAAGCAACGGAGTTTCCGATTGCTAAGTCGATTTCGTTTAAATCGATCTCGATTATCTTTTGACGAAATTGAACGACCGCAAGCAAACACTGAAAAAGAACGTAGAAGAAGTTCATCGCTTGGATTTATCGTCATGGCACACCATCGACTTCGGAGTGGAAGTTCTGGCCAACGTTCTCCCGTTTCTAAAAAAATCAGTGATACGAAAAGTCTATCTGCGTCCGAAGATGGAACTCCACAACAAAACTCGGATTACGATAGCAGTCTCCACCAACCAGCTTCAGTGGAATTTCTAGTTAAAAAATGCGCTTCCTATTTTG ATGAAAATGGCGAATGTGGGGATTCCGAATTTCCAAGAGTTCTTTTCCTCACTCATCCGTGGTTTATGACGTCAGAACAATTGGTAGTTCTCTTCTCACAATTGTTCGAAGACGAAAATACAACTGTGGAAATGAAAAGGCAGATTTTCTTTGCAATAAG GTACTGGATGAAGGAGTTTCCTCATGCGTTTGATCTTGACGCGGCTCTGGTTGAAGCcgtaaaaaatttgcaatttatgacaGCGAAAAACGAAGACGTCGACAGTTCACTCATTGACTTATCAAATAG GGGAAATTATAAATGGATGAGAACAGATCGTCTTTCAGTGCGACCACCACAAGGTGCCGGTAGGAAAAGGAGAAAAGTTTCTCTCGTATTTCATCACTTAGAACCAGAAGAACTCGCAATACATATGTCATATTTGGAATTTAAATGTTTTAGAAGACTTACG TTTGAAGATTTTCACAAATATGCCATCCGCGCAACAATCAAAAACAATGCTAAGTTAGAACGGGCTGTTTTCTTGTTCAACAACATCACGCTATGGGTACAATGCATGGTATTGGGCCAACATACACCACAAGAAAGAGCATCAGTCATCAccaaatacataaaaatatctcAG AAACTTCGGGAGATGCGAAATTATAATACTTTAATGGCTGTTGTCGGTGGATTAAGACACACAGCGATCGCCAGATTGAAGAAAACTATGTCGGCCCTACCAAAAGACTCAATAAAG GCTTTGGATGAATTGGTAGAATTACTGGATTCGAAAAGTAATTATGTAGCTTATCGGCGAGATTATGCTCAGCAACAAGAAggaaatacattcaaaattccCATCAT TGGTATTCATATGAAGGATATCATTGGCCTACATACAGCATTGCCAGATCGAGTCGGCGATAATTTAATAAACGTAAAAAAGATGCTTTCTATTGGATCCACATTTCAG GAAATGTTAAATCTGCAACGTTCTCCATTTCCATTCGAAGTTAATAAAGATTTAGTAAATACATTGAGAGTATCTCTATATCTTTATTATACGGAAGAAGAAATTTACTCGCTATCATTACAACGGGAACCTCGCGACATGAAAAATAGCGTCTCCAGT GCAAATTCACCGTCAAAAATGAACAACATGGTTTTTGCTGAATTTACAAGGTTCACATGTCAGCTTGATAACGACACTGTCAAACAACACGTAACAGCCATGGTAGAG tcggTTTTCAAAGCTTACGACCACGATAATGACGGATTCATATCTGAAGAAGAATTCAATAGTTTTACCGATAATTTTCCAATGATGGAATCATTTTCTGCGATGGACGTCGACAG AGACGGACTTATTAGTCGATCAGAAATGTGTGATTACTTCATGAAAGCAAGCGCCGTTCGAAGAAAcgatttttgtcaaaatttcacCCACGAATTCACGGAAAGTACTTATTTTCACCCAACGTTTTGTGAAGAATGTGAAAAATTG ttatGGGGTCTTGTAAAGCAAGGATGGAAATGCAAAG GTTGTGGTATAAATTGTCATAAGCATTGTAAAGACCGTATAGTTCAAGAATGCCGTCCTAAGCAGCAGCAACACTCAAATAATAGTGAACTCCCTGTAAAACGTAACGGCAGAAGAGACAAATCGTCTGTATCGTCAGAGTCGGACCTTTCAGCTAACGGAG ataCTATTACCATACTTTCCAACACTACTACAATTTCCGCAGACGACGAAGCATTTGACAGTCCAGGGGAACTTGTATCAACATATCAATCGTCTCCGTCAACCATGCGTCGTTCTACGTCCCTTGCGTCGGCCGACGTCACGTCACGTAATCTTTTGCGTCAAATACAACATTCCAAGACCCCACCTCCCGTGCGTAAAAGTTCATCAGCTGATTCAGGTGGACGAAGCGGCAGGCggtcactgatgcaaaaaatCATTCCAAAACTCAACTCGCATAAATCAAGATCGGTTATAGACGCAACAACACAAACACCACCACAGTCCCCTTCTAGGGTCGATGTACAACTAACCGGTACTGTGATGAAATCGTTTCTATATCCCGCTACATCTAGCCCAAGACATATTGTCGTTAACGGCAATTTACCTAACGGCAGATTGGGCAGTACTGGCGAAGACATTGACGAAATCCCCCTAACTCACGTGCATCAAACTGCGAACAACAATCACGCCATCAATCGCGTGACGACACACCAGGTCAATGACCTCACTAAATCGACGAACGATCTCAATATAAAAGATGAAAGAAAAATGCCTTCTCGGCAATACTCAATAGAACCATTAAACATTTCAGCCATTCACGAAGTGGTATCGCCAACAGAAAACACCCCGGTGAACCAGAATCCCGGTTACAGTGTATTCGCAAGAAGAGACAGCGGTCTAAGTGGTTGTTCCTCATTTACCTTTTCCGATCGGTCGTTCCCGGCCACGCCAATTCTGTTGTCAGAATTGCAGACACAACACGGTTCCTTACATCCACCTCTATTGGGCAAAAATCTAAGCAACAGTGCAACTGCTTTCAAGTTTCCGTCAAATTTTGTGGACGAGGAGAATGCGGCTAAAAATTCACTCATTCGTGACAATGAC GCCGTCACACACTTAGTTCAAGAAAACGCTCGACTATGTGAAGCAAATGCTGTTTTGCAAGGTCAATTAGAAGAGATGAAgaattatgttaaaatattaGAAGATAAATTAAAACAATCGGGTATTTCTCTGTCTGATAATGACAGGAAAGAATTATTTAAAAAGCAACCAACTACGTAA
- the LOC120331195 gene encoding excitatory amino acid transporter 1-like isoform X1 — protein sequence MPARIKKPTCEGVKKWMRANLLLIATIIGSFLGIALGLILRPFKLPKRTLEIVALPGDLFMRALYLMVGPLLLSSIISGLTGVESENVGAAGALVTVYYLATTVFASGLGVTLGLIGLGNDGDNNSSRSSMSDTRKVSTTMGDVVVDIFRNLVPDNIVRAFMQTENTKYRVPNSDNIQVNTNQTDIAEFERYIAYSDSVNFIGIISFSVLFGVALGTIGKQGEILKRSINGLNHVVMKMITYIMYTSPIGVLFLIAGNIAMAEKLEESIKKLALLSVLALTGVFIHTIFVSLLYFAILRRNPLRLIAKTKEALVMAWATASSYAALPVTIHCLEENVKISKEITRLVLPIGATVNMDAGAIHMSLFIIYVSRLYNVTLGFGQVMKIVLYSAFASIGSAAIPQSFLTAALIVLKSLELPTRELGLLFTIEWFIDRFKTALNVYGDCVGTCMVNHWRNKKYTNDGDKTHKRSSNNTVQVEEGDTKVQEETV from the exons ATGCCAG CGAGGATTAAAAAACCAACATGCGAGGGTGTCAAAAAATGGATGCGAGCGAATCTACTGCTTATCGCCACGATTATCGGGTCCTTCCTCGGAATTGCTTTAGGACTAATACTTCGTCCATTTAAGCTACCAAAGCGAACATTGGAAATCGTTGCCCTACCAGGAGACCTTTTTATGAGAGCTTTGTACTTGATGGTTGGTCCTCTGTTACTTTCTAGTATCATTAGTGGTCTGACTGGAGTAGAAAGCGAAAATGTGGGAGCTGCTGGAGCCCTGGTTACTGTATATTACCTTGCGACGACTGTATTTGCGTCGGGTCTTG GTGTTACTCTTGGGCTTATTGGTCTAGGAAATGATGGCGACAATAATTCAAGTAGAAGTAGCATGAGTGATACACGAAAAGTTTCTACCACAATGGGAGATGTTGTCGTCGACATATTTAG AAATCTTGTCCCAGACAACATAGTTAGAGCTTTTATGCAGACAGAGAATACGAAATATAGAGTTCCAAACTCGG ATAATATTCAGGTGAATACTAATCAAACTGACATTGCTGAATTTGAAAGATATATCGCGTATTCTGACAGCGTAAATTTTATTGGAATTATAAGCTTCAGTGTTTTATTCGGAGTTGCTTTGGGAACGATTGGAAAGCAG ggaGAAATACTGAAAAGGAGCATCAATGGATTAAATCACGTCGTAATGAAAATGATAACTTATATTATGTATACATCACCCATAGGCGTTCTATTCTTGATTGCTGGCAATATTGCAATGGCTGAAAAGTTGGAagaatcaattaaaaaa ctCGCGTTACTCAGTGTGCTAGCATTGACTGGTGTTTTTATACATACAATATTTGTTTCTCTACTCTACTTTGCCATTTTGAGGCGAAATCCTCTACGTTTGATCGCTAAAACAAAAGAAGCATTGGTGATGGCTTGGGCAACTGCCTCTAG TTACGCAGCGTTGCCTGTAACAATTCACTGCTTGGAGGAAAACGTGAAAATTAGCAAAGAAATAACAAGACTTGTTCTACCCATCGGGGCAACTGTTAATATGGATGCGGGAGCAATACATATGAGTTTATTCATCATCTATGTTTCTCGATTATATAACGTTACCTTGGGATTTG GTCAAGTTATGAAAATCGTACTATATTCTGCCTTTGCAAGTATTGGATCTGCAGCAATTCCACAGTCGTTTTTAACTGCTGCATTGATCGTTCTAAAATCGTTGGAACTGCCTACTCGAGAACTTGGATTGTTGTTCACGATTGAATGGTTCAT CGATCGCTTCAAAACAGCTCTAAACGTTTATGGAGATTGCGTGGGAACGTGTATGGTAAACCACTGGCGAAACAAAAAGTATACAAATGATGGAGATAAGACACACAAAAGGTCCTCAAATAACACAGTGCAAGTTGAAGAAGGCGACACCAAAGTACAGGAAGAAACTGTTTAA
- the LOC120331195 gene encoding excitatory amino acid transporter 1-like isoform X2 produces the protein MRANLLLIATIIGSFLGIALGLILRPFKLPKRTLEIVALPGDLFMRALYLMVGPLLLSSIISGLTGVESENVGAAGALVTVYYLATTVFASGLGVTLGLIGLGNDGDNNSSRSSMSDTRKVSTTMGDVVVDIFRNLVPDNIVRAFMQTENTKYRVPNSDNIQVNTNQTDIAEFERYIAYSDSVNFIGIISFSVLFGVALGTIGKQGEILKRSINGLNHVVMKMITYIMYTSPIGVLFLIAGNIAMAEKLEESIKKLALLSVLALTGVFIHTIFVSLLYFAILRRNPLRLIAKTKEALVMAWATASSYAALPVTIHCLEENVKISKEITRLVLPIGATVNMDAGAIHMSLFIIYVSRLYNVTLGFGQVMKIVLYSAFASIGSAAIPQSFLTAALIVLKSLELPTRELGLLFTIEWFIDRFKTALNVYGDCVGTCMVNHWRNKKYTNDGDKTHKRSSNNTVQVEEGDTKVQEETV, from the exons ATGCGAGCGAATCTACTGCTTATCGCCACGATTATCGGGTCCTTCCTCGGAATTGCTTTAGGACTAATACTTCGTCCATTTAAGCTACCAAAGCGAACATTGGAAATCGTTGCCCTACCAGGAGACCTTTTTATGAGAGCTTTGTACTTGATGGTTGGTCCTCTGTTACTTTCTAGTATCATTAGTGGTCTGACTGGAGTAGAAAGCGAAAATGTGGGAGCTGCTGGAGCCCTGGTTACTGTATATTACCTTGCGACGACTGTATTTGCGTCGGGTCTTG GTGTTACTCTTGGGCTTATTGGTCTAGGAAATGATGGCGACAATAATTCAAGTAGAAGTAGCATGAGTGATACACGAAAAGTTTCTACCACAATGGGAGATGTTGTCGTCGACATATTTAG AAATCTTGTCCCAGACAACATAGTTAGAGCTTTTATGCAGACAGAGAATACGAAATATAGAGTTCCAAACTCGG ATAATATTCAGGTGAATACTAATCAAACTGACATTGCTGAATTTGAAAGATATATCGCGTATTCTGACAGCGTAAATTTTATTGGAATTATAAGCTTCAGTGTTTTATTCGGAGTTGCTTTGGGAACGATTGGAAAGCAG ggaGAAATACTGAAAAGGAGCATCAATGGATTAAATCACGTCGTAATGAAAATGATAACTTATATTATGTATACATCACCCATAGGCGTTCTATTCTTGATTGCTGGCAATATTGCAATGGCTGAAAAGTTGGAagaatcaattaaaaaa ctCGCGTTACTCAGTGTGCTAGCATTGACTGGTGTTTTTATACATACAATATTTGTTTCTCTACTCTACTTTGCCATTTTGAGGCGAAATCCTCTACGTTTGATCGCTAAAACAAAAGAAGCATTGGTGATGGCTTGGGCAACTGCCTCTAG TTACGCAGCGTTGCCTGTAACAATTCACTGCTTGGAGGAAAACGTGAAAATTAGCAAAGAAATAACAAGACTTGTTCTACCCATCGGGGCAACTGTTAATATGGATGCGGGAGCAATACATATGAGTTTATTCATCATCTATGTTTCTCGATTATATAACGTTACCTTGGGATTTG GTCAAGTTATGAAAATCGTACTATATTCTGCCTTTGCAAGTATTGGATCTGCAGCAATTCCACAGTCGTTTTTAACTGCTGCATTGATCGTTCTAAAATCGTTGGAACTGCCTACTCGAGAACTTGGATTGTTGTTCACGATTGAATGGTTCAT CGATCGCTTCAAAACAGCTCTAAACGTTTATGGAGATTGCGTGGGAACGTGTATGGTAAACCACTGGCGAAACAAAAAGTATACAAATGATGGAGATAAGACACACAAAAGGTCCTCAAATAACACAGTGCAAGTTGAAGAAGGCGACACCAAAGTACAGGAAGAAACTGTTTAA
- the LOC120331196 gene encoding serine/threonine-protein kinase Nek2-like, which produces MPSKLCDYDILYTIGSGSYGKCLKIRRKSDGKTLVWKEMDYGSMTEPEKQQLVSEVNLLRELKHKYIVRYYDRIIDRTSSRLYLVMEYCSGGDLASIISKKRKERSFMEENFILRVFAQLVLALQECHSQRKKLGQGKILHRDLKPANVFLDSSNDVKLGDFGLARVLNHDTSFAKTFVGTPYYMSPEQMNKLSYNEKSDIWSLGCLIYELCALLPPFTAANQRLLAVKIKEGKFRRIPSKYSDELQDCISLMLKTSAARRPTIDEILKMDLLQDTLEKCGLTPPVSPAALKPQVGIEVIEDKKMERRKSSSSSDSSESEKRESPEPEGKTKEEGLELRLREIEKKERELKRREKLLEERERMAEEKMTNAETLIKQYREMKAEKQDLLSRAGLSTEALHEKYERLGILPSKKQVHFAMESKENNPGYHDDYRYRKLSGVGPISDKHLGDYRHKLRDLRLQNQANMRYENNIKNRHLLGMR; this is translated from the coding sequence ATGCCATCCAAGTTATGCGATTACGATATTCTATATACCATCGGTTCTGGTTCATATGGAAAATGTCTGAAAATCAGACGGAAAAGTGATGGAAAGACACTGGTTTGGAAGGAAATGGATTATGGTTCTATGACAGAGCCGGAAAAACAGCAGTTGGTGTCAGAGGTCAATCTTCTGAGAGAATTAAAACACAAATACATAGTGAGATATTACGATCGAATTATTGACAGAACCAGTAGTCGCCTGTATCTTGTTATGGAATACTGTAGCGGTGGAGATCTGGCAAGTATAATATCGAAGAAGCGGAAGGAACGATCATTCATGGAGGAGAACTTTATTTTGAGGGTTTTTGCTCAACTTGTACTTGCATTACAGGAATGTCACAGTCAAAGAAAGAAGTTAGGCCAAGGAAAAATTCTTCATCGTGATTTGAAACCAGCCAATGTATTTTTAGATTCATCTAATGATGTGAAACTTGGAGATTTCGGTCTGGCACGAGTGCTGAACCACGACACAAGTTTCGCAAAAACTTTCGTTGGAACGCCGTATTATATGTCACCAGAACAGATGAATAAATTGTCTTATAATGAAAAATCTGATATTTGGTCACTTGGATGTTTAATTTACGAGCTTTGTGCACTTTTGCCTCCTTTCACTGCAGCGAATCAAAGGTTATTAGCTGTTAAAATCAAGGAGGGTAAATTCCGTCGTATACCATCTAAATATAGTGATGAATTGCAAGACTGCATTTCACTGATGCTAAAAACTTCTGCAGCAAGAAGACCAACCATTGATGAAATCTTGAAAATGGATTTACTGCAAGATACTCTGGAAAAATGTGGGCTCACACCTCCAGTTAGCCCAGCTGCATTAAAACCTCAAGTAGGAATAGAGGTTATAGAGGATAAGAAAATGGAAAGAAGAAAGTCATCATCATCTAGTGATAGTAGTGAAAGTGAGAAGAGAGAATCACCAGAACCTGAAGGTAAAACAAAAGAAGAAGGGCTTGAATTACGTTTGagagaaattgagaaaaaagagAGAGAGctgaaaaggagagaaaaactTCTTGAAGAGAGAGAAAGAATGGCAGAAGAAAAAATGACAAATGCAGAAACACTTATCAAGCAATACAGAGAGATGAAAGCTGAAAAACAAGATCTTTTATCAAGAGCTGGATTGTCAACAGAAGCATTGCACGAAAAATATGAACGCCTTGGTATTTTACCAAGCAAGAAACAAGTTCACTTTGCAATGGAGTCAAAAGAAAATAATCCTGGATATCATGATGATTATAGATACCGAAAACTCAGCGGAGTTGGACCAATAAGTGATAAACATCTTGGAGATTACAGACATAAACTTCGAGATTTGAGATTACAAAACCAGGCAAATATGAGATATGAAAACAATATCAAAAACAGGCATCTGCTAGGAATGAGATAA
- the LOC120331250 gene encoding serine/threonine-protein phosphatase 2A regulatory subunit B'' subunit gamma-like yields the protein MDWKSKLKNALQSQATSSTSAETEEEKTAKELNQFTELYTKWRGSSTSKCETYKTIPRFYYRLPAEDEILLQKLREESRAVFLQRRSRELLDNDELQNLWYLLDKHHTPPTTNEEQMINYEDFLEVGKKAGEKCKQFFTAIIFSKLNQKDYMGRISILQFFNYVMRKVWLHQTRIGLSLYDVAGQGYLREADLENYILELIPTLPQLDGLERSFYSFYVCTGVRKFFFFLDPMRTGRIKIQDILACGFLDDLLELRDEELSKEVQESNWFSAPSALRVYGQYLNLDKDHNGMLSKEELARYGTGTLTKVFLDRVFQECLTYDGEMDYKTYLDFVLAMENRKEPAALQYLFKLLDVQNRAYLNVFSLNYFFRAIQEMMKLHGQDPVSFADVKDEIFDMVKPNDPLKITLQDLISSGQGETVTNILIDLNGFWTYENREVLVVDSAADDDV from the coding sequence ATGGACTGGAAATCCAAATTGAAAAATGCTTTGCAGTCACAAGCTACATCAAGTACTTCGGCTGAAACAGAAGAggaaaaaacagcaaaagaGTTGAATCAATTTACTGAATTATATACAAAATGGAGAGGCAGTTCAACCAGCAAATGTGAAACATACAAAACCATTCCACGATTTTATTACAGGCTTCCTGCTGAGGatgaaattttattgcaaaaattaaGAGAAGAATCCAGAGCTGTTTTTCTTCAACGAAGAAGCAGAGAATTGCTTGATAATGATGAGTTACAGAATCTTTGGTATCTTCTTGATAAACATCATACACCCCCTACTACAAATGAAGAACAAATGATCAATTATGAAGATTTTCTGGAAGTTGGGAAGAAAGCAGGAGAGAAatgcaaacaattttttacagcgataattttttcaaagttaaATCAAAAAGATTATATGGGAagaatttcaattttacaattttttaattatgttatGAGAAAAGTGTGGCTTCATCAAACAAGAATTGGTTTAAGTTTATATGATGTGGCCGGACAAGGATATTTGAGAGAAGCAGATTTGGAGAATTACATACTAGAACTCATTCCTACTCTACCTCAACTTGATGGGCTTGAGAGATCATTCTATTCATTTTACGTCTGTACAGGGgttcgaaaattttttttcttcctgGACCCGATGAGAACGGGTAGAATTAAAATTCAGGATATACTTGCTTGTGGATTTCTAGATGATTTATTAGAACTCAGAGATGAAGAATTATCGAAAGAAGTTCAAGAATCTAACTGGTTTTCTGCACCTTCCGCTTTACGTGTTTATGGACAATATTTGAATCTTGATAAAGATCATAACGGAATGTTAAGCAAAGAAGAGCTGGCGAGATATGGAACAGGGACATTAACTAAAGTGTTTCTTGATCGAGTCTTTCAAGAGTGTTTAACATACGACGGTGAAATGGATTATAAAACTTATCTCGATTTTGTTCTTGCTATGGAAAATAGAAAAGAACCTGCTGCGCTACAATATCTATTCAAATTACTTGATGTACAAAACAGAGCGTATCTGAATGTATTTTCTTTAAATTACTTCTTCAGAGCTATTCAGGAAATGATGAAATTGCATGGACAGGACCCAGTATCATTTGCTGATGtgaaagatgaaatttttgatATGGTGAAACCTAACGACCCATTGAAAATAACATTGCAAGATTTAATCAGCAGTGGCCAAGGTGAAACTGTAACAAATATCTTGATTGATCTTAATGGATTCTGGACCTATGAAAACAGAGAAGTTCTTGTTGTAGATTCTGCAGCAGATGACGATGTCTGA